From Methanothrix sp.:
TACGTACTAATGGCATCATGATATATATCCAGAAAACTTTTTCCTATATGTAGAGGGTTGAATATGCTTTTTGCATAGCGAATTATTTTTTTTGAGTCATATTTTATATAATTGTCCAACATATAATTAATTGCTTTTACAAGTGCGTCATTGTCTCTAGGTTCTATCAATATTCCGCAGTCTTCATTTACAAATTCATTCGGGCCACCACACTTGGTTGCGATTACTGGCTTTCCGCACATAAGCGCTTCAGCTGTAACAACTGAAAATGTCTCAAAATTACTATTGATTACAAAAAAATCACATTTGTTTAAAAATTCTTGTATTTTATTATTGCTTACCATCCCCTCAAAGAAAATTACTTCATCCAATAAATTATAATTTTTTGCAAGCGTTTCCAGTGAACCCCGGTCCGGACCATCACCAACAATATGTAGCTCAAAGTCCTTTCGTTTTGTATATAATTTTCTACACGCTTCAATTATTCCGGATACATTTTTTATGTCATCATTTAATAAAGATATATGCAATATATATTTCTTAGTGTGATTATTATTTAAATTGTTATTGGTTTCTACTATTTCGACAATATTTGGTATTATAAAATATTTATTTTTAATACCACATGCTATCATAGCGTTCTTTAAGCTATTGCTTACTGTAGTAATAGCAGCGGCATTTTTACCTATAAGTTTTATAAGTATTTTTCCAAAGAATGATCTTTTGTTGAACGTCCCATCAACATACCCTACCCAGTGTTCTGTTATAATATAAGGTATTCTATATTTTAATTTTAAATATAATGCAATTAATCCAGAGTAAAGTATAACATTACAATGTACCAGATCTGGTTTGCCAAAAAGTTTATATATTATATTATATCCAATTAATGAAAAATGCATGAATCCCAAATATTGGGCTATTTGACATCTTAAATAATATATGAATTTGTTCTTAGAATATTTGACTTGTTTGTAAAGTATTACTTCCAAGATATTATTTATTTTAGATATCTCTATATCGTTTTTTATATTTCCTATATGAGTGTATAGGACTGCAACATCACAGTATTTTGAAATTGCGAGAGCATATTTTTTTATAAATATGCCACTAATAGGATGTTCTTTATTTGGATACCAGCTGGCTATAATGAGAACCTTCAATCTCCTTCTTGGCAATAAACCTGATTTGCAACCAATCAGCTTCGAATCGTAACTATGCGCAGAGCAAATGCATTCAAGATCCATACCATCTTCAAGATCCAAGTTCATTTTTATCAAGTGATTAAGCATCCTCTACTTGCTTTAAAATGTTTCTGCTTGGACTTGTTGTATTGAATAACTCT
This genomic window contains:
- a CDS encoding glycosyltransferase produces the protein MNLDLEDGMDLECICSAHSYDSKLIGCKSGLLPRRRLKVLIIASWYPNKEHPISGIFIKKYALAISKYCDVAVLYTHIGNIKNDIEISKINNILEVILYKQVKYSKNKFIYYLRCQIAQYLGFMHFSLIGYNIIYKLFGKPDLVHCNVILYSGLIALYLKLKYRIPYIITEHWVGYVDGTFNKRSFFGKILIKLIGKNAAAITTVSNSLKNAMIACGIKNKYFIIPNIVEIVETNNNLNNNHTKKYILHISLLNDDIKNVSGIIEACRKLYTKRKDFELHIVGDGPDRGSLETLAKNYNLLDEVIFFEGMVSNNKIQEFLNKCDFFVINSNFETFSVVTAEALMCGKPVIATKCGGPNEFVNEDCGILIEPRDNDALVKAINYMLDNYIKYDSKKIIRYAKSIFNPLHIGKSFLDIYHDAIST